The following are encoded in a window of Flavobacterium sp. WC2421 genomic DNA:
- a CDS encoding rod shape-determining protein has protein sequence MGFFDFMTEDIAIDLGTANTLIIHNDKVVIDSPSIVARDRISGKIIAVGKEANLMQGKTHENIKTIRPLKDGVIADFDASEKMISMFIKSIPALKKRMFTPALRMVVCIPSGITEVEMRAVKESCERVNGKEVYLIHEPMAAAIGIGIDIMQPKGNMIVDIGGGTTEIAVIALGGIVCDKSVKIAGDVFTNDIVYYMRTQHNLFVGESTAEKIKIQIGAAIEDLETPPEDMSVQGRDLLTGKPKQVEVSYREIAKALDKSIQRIEDAVMETLSQTPPELAADIYNTGIYLAGGGSMLRGLDKRISQKTDLPVYIAEDPLRAVVRGTGMALKNITKFKSILIK, from the coding sequence ATGGGATTTTTTGATTTCATGACCGAGGATATCGCGATAGACCTTGGAACCGCAAACACTTTAATCATACACAATGATAAAGTTGTAATAGACAGCCCATCAATTGTTGCCAGAGATAGAATTTCTGGTAAAATAATCGCTGTTGGTAAAGAAGCCAACTTGATGCAGGGTAAAACACATGAAAACATTAAGACAATAAGGCCTTTGAAAGATGGTGTAATTGCCGACTTTGATGCTTCAGAAAAAATGATTAGTATGTTTATAAAAAGCATACCAGCATTGAAAAAAAGAATGTTTACTCCTGCGCTTAGGATGGTGGTTTGTATTCCATCAGGAATTACCGAAGTGGAGATGAGAGCCGTTAAGGAATCTTGTGAAAGAGTAAATGGTAAAGAAGTGTACCTAATCCATGAACCTATGGCTGCGGCAATCGGTATTGGAATCGACATTATGCAACCAAAAGGAAACATGATTGTAGATATAGGTGGTGGAACTACTGAAATTGCTGTAATTGCGTTAGGCGGAATCGTGTGTGACAAATCAGTAAAAATTGCTGGTGATGTTTTCACAAATGACATCGTATATTATATGCGTACACAACACAACCTTTTTGTTGGAGAAAGTACTGCTGAGAAAATAAAAATCCAAATTGGTGCTGCTATAGAAGATTTAGAAACTCCTCCAGAAGACATGTCTGTTCAAGGAAGAGATTTACTTACAGGTAAACCAAAACAAGTAGAAGTTTCCTATAGAGAGATAGCAAAAGCATTAGACAAATCAATTCAAAGAATTGAAGACGCTGTAATGGAAACTCTATCACAAACCCCTCCAGAATTAGCTGCCGACATTTACAACACAGGTATATACCTTGCTGGTGGTGGATCAATGTTAAGAGGTCTAGATAAAAGAATTTCTCAAAAAACAGACTTACCTGTTTATATTGCAGAAGACCCTTTAAGAGCAGTAGTTCGTGGAACAGGAATGGCACTTAAAAACATTACAAAATTTAAAAGTATCTTAATTAAATAA
- the purH gene encoding bifunctional phosphoribosylaminoimidazolecarboxamide formyltransferase/IMP cyclohydrolase, translating into MNTTKTIQSALISVFSKEGLEPIVRLLNSQNVTLYSTGGTEDFIKNLGIPVIPVEDVTSYPSILGGRVKTLHPKVFGGILNRQDNPSDVQQMEEFNIPQIDLVIVDLYPFEKTVASGASESDIIEKIDIGGISLIRAAAKNFKDTVIVASVDEYSSLLDLITKQNGATTLADRKLLATKAFHVSSHYDTAIFNYFNTDETIYKESISNGQVLRYGENPHQKGYFFGDFDAMFNKTHGKELSYNNLLDVDAAVNLINEFKTDGPTFAILKHNNACGLASRNTISEAYNAALACDPTSAFGGVLIANTKIDVATATEINKLFCEVVIAPEYDADAISILQEKKNRIILVQNEVALPAKQVRTCLNGLLIQERNNITDNKDDLKTVTLTSPTEQEIQDLIFASKVCKNTKSNTIVFAKNGTLISSGTGQTSRVDALLQAIEKAKTFGFDLHGASMASDAFFPFPDCVEIAKKAGITAVIQPGGSIKDELSINYCNENKVAMVFTGTRHFKH; encoded by the coding sequence ATGAACACAACAAAAACAATTCAATCTGCGTTAATTTCAGTCTTTTCAAAAGAAGGCCTTGAACCAATTGTAAGACTACTAAATAGTCAAAATGTTACACTTTATTCAACAGGAGGAACTGAAGATTTTATAAAAAACTTAGGAATCCCCGTTATCCCAGTTGAAGATGTTACATCATACCCTTCAATTCTAGGTGGAAGAGTAAAAACATTGCATCCAAAAGTTTTTGGTGGAATTTTAAATCGTCAAGACAATCCAAGTGATGTGCAACAAATGGAAGAATTTAATATTCCGCAAATTGACTTAGTAATTGTTGATTTATACCCTTTTGAAAAAACAGTAGCCTCTGGAGCAAGTGAATCTGACATTATTGAAAAAATCGATATTGGTGGAATCTCTTTAATTCGTGCTGCTGCAAAAAACTTTAAGGATACTGTCATTGTAGCTTCTGTAGATGAATATAGTTCTCTCTTGGATTTAATTACAAAACAAAATGGAGCAACTACTCTTGCCGATAGAAAATTATTAGCAACAAAAGCATTTCACGTTTCTTCACACTACGATACTGCAATATTTAATTATTTCAATACTGACGAAACTATTTATAAAGAAAGTATTTCTAATGGTCAAGTTTTAAGATACGGTGAAAACCCACATCAAAAAGGATATTTCTTTGGTGATTTTGACGCCATGTTCAATAAAACACACGGTAAAGAATTATCATACAATAATTTACTTGACGTTGATGCTGCAGTAAATTTAATTAATGAATTCAAAACTGACGGTCCTACTTTTGCAATATTAAAACACAATAATGCTTGTGGATTAGCATCTAGAAATACAATTAGCGAAGCGTACAACGCTGCACTGGCTTGTGACCCAACATCCGCTTTTGGTGGAGTATTAATTGCAAATACAAAAATTGATGTAGCAACTGCTACCGAAATTAATAAATTATTTTGCGAAGTTGTTATCGCACCTGAATATGATGCAGATGCAATTAGCATTTTACAAGAAAAGAAAAACAGAATTATATTAGTTCAAAATGAAGTCGCTTTACCAGCAAAACAAGTGAGAACTTGTTTAAACGGATTGCTTATTCAAGAAAGAAATAATATCACAGACAATAAAGACGATTTAAAAACCGTTACCCTAACAAGTCCTACTGAACAAGAAATTCAGGATTTAATTTTTGCATCTAAAGTTTGTAAAAATACTAAATCTAACACGATCGTTTTTGCTAAAAACGGAACACTTATTTCTTCTGGAACAGGACAAACCTCAAGAGTAGACGCTTTGTTACAAGCAATTGAAAAAGCAAAAACATTTGGATTTGATTTACACGGCGCTTCAATGGCAAGCGATGCTTTTTTTCCATTCCCAGACTGTGTGGAAATTGCAAAAAAAGCGGGTATAACAGCCGTAATTCAACCTGGAGGATCGATAAAAGACGAATTAAGCATCAACTATTGTAATGAAAATAAAGTTGCAATGGTATTTACAGGAACACGTCATTTTAAACATTAA